GGGCGTGGGCCTCCCTGGTGTGTGTGAATAGTGGCGGGTATAGCGCTGTGTACTAGTGTGCAGTATCCAGGGCCGAGATTCACTCCTCGTGAAGCATTGTGAGGACGAGACAGTAATGGATCATCCTCCTCTAGTCAaccaggtggtgatggtgttgtggtggctGGTGCTCACCGCCTACTACACCCTGGAGTCCCTGGTGATGCTGTTGGTGCCCAAGCACTACCGCGCTAAGGACGTGCGGGGCAGCGTGGCCCTGGTAACGGGCGGCGGCTCCGGCATCGGACGGCAGATCTGCCTCAAGCTGGCAGCGAAGGGCGCTGTGGTGGTCACCTGGGACGTGTCCGAGGCAGGTAAGGCCCAGGGCTGTCTAGTGTGGCTGTAGTGGCGAGGGGTGACGTTCCTGGCAGTGAATGACGCGCCCTGTCTTCCCGCCAGGCAACGAGGAGACCGTGCGGCAAGTGCAGGCCGCGGGGGGCCAGTGTCGCGCCTACGTCGTGGACCTGTGCGACCGCCAGACCGTGTACGCCGCCGCCACCAGGCTCAAACAGGAGGTGGGCAAGGTGAGTGTGTCACGACCTCCTGCCTCAGGGTAATAATTGTTACCACtgtcactgccaccactacctacACTCACTGCTCACTGTGCCCTGCCCGCCACACAGGTGGACATCCTGGTGAACAACGCGGGCGTGGTAACGGGCAAGAATCTGCTGCACTCCCCGGACACCAGCATCGTTAAGACCTTCGAAGTGAACGCCCTCAGCCATTTCTGGGTGAGTATGACtgaaccttacacacacacacacacacaaacttcctCCCATACAAACAAGACAACACACAGCACAACGTCACAGAAGCAACGTTCACAAACCGTCCCAACACAAGACAATGACGAGACCAAACACCAAATTTTAAAGCACCTCCAATGCCAATCAAAAACAGAAAATTCTAGTACTAATACCACCCATTCTTCCACATGGCACAGACGACGAAGGCCTTCCTGCCAGACATGCTGACAAGGAACAAGGGCCACATCGTCACCATCGCCTCCCTCCTGGGCAAGACACCCCTCAATGGACTCGTCGACTACTGCTCCTCAAAATACGCTGCCGTAGGCTTCGACGAGGCGCTGCGGGTAGAGCTAAAGGTAAGTATCATCTCAGACAGGCCCGTATTGAGAAACGCTCTGCTCCCTCATTAAgactaatttcaaaggccacagagatgattaaccaaACTCTGTTGTTAATTAGAAATCATGTTActctatcattagaatcataaaaacgctcttaaaacacttcacttcaactagagctttttgAATGTAGTTGAGGTTTAGAAAGTAAAATTCCACACTTTATTGATTGATATAaactttttatataaatttcttCTACATTTCAAGATTTAAAATTCTGTAGTTTAAAGAGAGTTTTGATCACAGATTTCttagtatatatttatttatttatttatttttttaaagatccGGGCtttaagaaaaattaagaaaatgttcaATCTCAAAATATTTATCTGATAGTAATGTGTCTTGTGCTTCCTGTATAGGCGTTGGGCAAGACTGGGATCAAGACAACCTTGGTGTGCCCCTCCCTCGTCAACACCGGCATGTTTGAAGGTGTTGCTGCTGAGGCGtgagtactgagagagagagagagagagagagagagagagagagagagagagagagagagagagagagagagagagagagagttttatattttccatgttgttttaatttttctgctttttttttttcttcttcttttaatgtaCAGTATATTATTATGtgctttttttaattatcttttctttctaaaaaaaataaataaataaaaagaacctgtctctttactactactacaactactactactactactactactactactactactactactactactactactactactactactattccagGAACCCATTGGAGCCCGCGCACGTggcggaggaggtggtggaggcggtggagcTGGGCGTGGGGTTGGTGTACCTACCGAAGATGATAAGGCTGTACGTGATTCTCAAGAGGTACGTGGCATACtggacaatattctgaaacgcctgcgctacacctccattactttcagaAGCCCCTAGTTGAAGTGAATCGGGTtcttaaggatatttttacggttttagtggcagattaacaatatttctacattattaacaggagaagctcTTAAAaacttggctaatcatctctgtgatctttgaaaatGCTCCCGGTGAAGTGGCACGAGTTTCTAAGAGTATTTTTATGGCACTAATggcagattaacgagatttctgcattattaactggagaaatgCTCATGGAAACTTGGCTAATGACCTCTGTGGCTTCTGAAAATAATCCTGGTGAAGTGACAGGTCTCTAAGGGTGTTTTAACAgctctagtggcagattaacaagatttctacattattattatgaacaacacttaaaaacatgggtaatcatctctgtggcccttgaaaatagtaATGGGGAGAGAGCGTAGCGTTTCTGAGTAcgggtcacagagagagagagagagagagagagagagcaggagaggatactttctgattctctctctctctctctctctctctctctctctctctctctctctctctctctctctctctctctctctctctctctgtctgtctgcctctcatgtcatctctttttcgttttttttctctatttttgttatttttcggtttgtttacttattgattgatttttgtttgtttacatattcatttacttgttttattttttatttattttcttcatcatcctttcatgttatatttttcttatcttacccttccttttttttttttcttatgtttttatccCAAGTTTTTAGTgcttagttacacacacacactctctctctctctctctctctctctctctctctctctctctctctctctctctctctctctctctctctcttggggtttttgttattgtcactACTATAGTACTACTATATATATAGTACTATAGTACTACtgactattgctactattactactgactGTACTGCTATTatgactactgctgctgttactgttacttctctctctctctctctctctctctctctctctctctctctctctctctctctctctctctctctcacccctcatcTCCTCCGTCAGCGTCCTCCCGGAGAAAGCGTTCTACAAGTTGCTGGAGCTGCGGGGCGCCACGAGGGCCATGGACACCTtcgtggggaggaggaagacccgctagagagagagagagagagagagagaatgtgcgtgTATGTTAGCAgttatattttctcctccttcttcagagagagagagagagagagagagagagagagagagagagagaatgcgtttATGTTAGCAGtgttatattttctccttcctcagagagagagagagagagagagagagagagagagtagcaagaacattatatttttctccttttacttcttcacagagagagagagagagagagagagagagacttgtcaAAATAATTTCTCCAttccagtatttttttgttcacatgtactcttttcctccctctgctCCTTACCTTGTGTTATGAAGTAGTAATTAAAACACCTAACTCACCTGTATTGGTCATTAATTATCCTTTACACAGACTAACCGCTACTATCACCAacagacagtagtagtagcagtagtagtagtagtagaagtagtagtagtagtaatagtagtagtagtaaggtaaTAAAGCCAGTTAATTATTATATACACAGGTATGCAAACGCTAATTACTCGAGGTATTTTATTAGTAATATTCTTATATAGGAAAATcgttaatgggaaaaaaagtgaaagtacCGGTTAATTTCTTGCATTAGTGAAGTGGACAgggcagagtttaccagtgaaaggaagaaatgaaggtgctagttaactcttgcattagagagatggacagaataatgatagaataaagcaaaacaggaaaaaaagtgatttgcagcgtttaccagagagagagagagagagatgaaggagaggaagagaagaaaaggagtaggagggagggatagggagagagaacgaagatggggaagaaggaagcaagacaCACTTATGGATTCTATCTTtagttacgagagagagagagagagagagagagagagagttggttgcTTGGAGATAAGTACTTAAAGCAgcagaggagtaggaggagggagaggaagatgacgaAGAGAAACAggtgatgagaaggaagataaataagttaggaagagaaaacgataaaaataaatgcGAAAATATGAGACTactatctagagagagagagagagagtgtgtgtgtgtgtgtgtgtaatgaaattaattaaacaacaccaaaataaataaaagaaaagaaaagacaaaacaaaatagacaaaaaaagataaaagataagaaaactgaaagataaaagtgcaaaaggcaagagagagagagagagattatgaggGAGGAtgacagaggaaaaaaagcagtagtagtaggtagtagtcgtagtaacattaacagcagtagcaacagtagaagtaacactaatagtagtagttgtaacatTAATAGCAGTAGAAATAACACTaagagcagtagtagtcgttgttgtagcagtagtagtagtagtagtagtagtagtagcggaaggaggaggaggaggagggtacgtGGGGAGACTACAAACTCTCATAGTCTCCGTGGCAACTGGCACCCTACCCTCTTGGGGTGCCAGAAGATTTCAAAGTAGTGCCTCATCCTTGTACTTGAaagccacactcacacacgcctCCAGCTACAACACAGCCCGCCCTTGCCCCTCGCTGCtcgtccaggtgtgtgtgtgtgtgtgtgtgtgtgtacaggtagGTAGGTATTGTGGTGTGTTTAGCTGTAGTTATTAATGTGCGTGGATGGGGTGAGTAGGTGGATGGGTGTAGGCGTAtgaggcgtctctctctctctctctctctctctctctctctctctctctgaattggTCAAGTCCTCGTGACTGTTTTTCTATtagtgatgcagaattcttaCGAAGCTGTacctggaatcatgaaaacacctttaaaaaaaaactagtaacTTAACACTAGAACCCTCTAAACCATCACTAAAATGAAAaatcccttgaaaaccccagtaacctAAAGAGGTTATCAAACTATATCACTTAAACCATTAAAACTCCATTTACTTTCACTAGatctgttaaactatcaatagaTTCACGGAAACACCCTTGCAAACCTCAGTAACTTACACTAGAACCTGTTAGACTATCACTTAAACCATGAAAACCTCCTTGAAGAACCTAGTAACATCCCCTACAGCTTGTCGGATGTATCAAAGATAGACGCTAATCTTTAAGAGCGCTTGCAGAGTGCAGTGACTTGAAGAATCTTATTAGTGGCGACCTTGATGATGAGATGgggaacgagaaagaaaaagagagagacagagaggggggGGAGCCGATTTCGTgtctttgttttaattattaGTGTGCGTGTTGATATtaagtttaatctctctctctctctctctctctctctctctctctctctctctctctctctctctctctctctctctctctctctctctctctctcttatctcttgctcttttctgttcttgattttcctcctcttcgtatagtagtagtagtagtagtagtagtagtagtagtagtggtggtggtggtggtggtggtggtggtggtggtaaagcaGTAGACAGTTTATCAAAGCTAACAGTTTctatattcatcttttttcttctttcttttatttatttctgtgctTGTACTTTAAGTTCAggttcactttatttattttatatatatatatatatatatatatatatatatatatatatatatatatatatatatatatatatatatatatatatatatatatatataatttctttttttatttatttttcttttttttaatcagctATAGAAGACATCACTTCACCTTTGTACTCCAGCCTTGAAATTCCCTGATACGAAGTAAATGTCAGACATGAACTGTTTCTGTCATTGTCATTGTTATCTATGGAGGAAAGGGtgatggtgtgtatgtgtgtgtgtgtgtgtgttgctacaGTGTTTATGGCCCTTcattaaggacacacacacacacacacacacacacacacacacctcaaggaCAGTTTCCATGCTTGTAAGGTAGCGTGCCGTGTGCCAGTCTGACCTCTACCCGTCTACCCGCCGTGCCTCGCTGCAACAGGTCCAGTCTGCCAGGCTCTCTCATCGCCCGTGCCCCGTTGCCCGCCCCGCGCCATGGCTGACCCCcaagtggtgatgatgttggtggCGCGCTTGCTGATGTGGATGGTGGCCACCGTCTACTTCTTCCTGGAGTCCCTGGTGCTGTGCCTGATACCCCGCAGCTACCGCAGGAAGGACATCAAGGGAAACGTGGTCCTGGTGACGGGGGGCGGCTCGGGCATCGGGCGCCTGATGTGCCTCAAGCTGGCGGCTAGGGGCGCCGTGGTGGTCACCTGGGACGTGTCCGAGGCAGGTAAGGCTCTGAGCTGCCTGGTGTTGCTGTAGTGCCGAGGGGCGGCGCCCTCGGAAGTGAATGACGCGCCCTGTTTTCCCGCCAGGCAATGAGGAGACGGTGCGGCAGGTGCAGGCCGCGGGGGGCCAGTGTCACGGTTATGTCGTGGACCTGTGCGACCGACAGGCCGTGTACGCCGCCGCCACCAGGCTCAAGCAAGAGGTGGGCCATGTAAGTATGGCGTGCCTCGGGGCGATGACTGGCACCATTGTCACTGCCACCACTGTCTGCACGCACTTCTAATTGTTCCGTGCCCGCCATACAGGTGGACATCCTGGTGAACAACGCGGGCGTGGTGACGGGCAAGAACATCATGGAGTCTCCCGATGACAGCATCCAGAGGACCTTTGACGTGAACGCCATCTGCCACTTCTGGGTGAGTACGCCGCAGCCTCgctacagtacacacacacacacacacacacacacacacacacacacacacggatattAGGACATACTGGCGGAAACAAGCGAGGAaaccacagacagacaaaagctTTCCTTCTTAACGTGTGAGTGCACTAGAGGATGAGTAGAGCAAGATATGAGAGGAATAGCACGGCAGTCTACCATATCCTTACCTCCCTCATCACTCATCACACTGTTACTCCCAACAGACAACCAGATAGACTGCCAAAAAGAACCGAAGGAATCTGAAAGACAGGCAAAATCTTTCTTTTAACTTGAGGGATTGCAGAATGATCAGAGCCAAGTATCAGAGTAACAACAAAACGAGCTTGTTACTtatctacctcccttcctccctcaccacacaACTATTCCAACCAGATGAGACAGACTGCCAAAAACAAGCAAAGGAACCAGACAGACAAAAGCTTTCTTACTTAGGCATTAGAGCAAAGTATCACAGTAACATCATGGCagcttacttccttccttcctacttcatACCCCCAACAGACCACGAAGGCCTTCCTGGGACACATGCTGGCACAGAACAAGGGCCACATCGTCACCATCGCCTCCATGGCTGGCAAGATGGCTTGCAGCGGCCTGGTGGACTACTGCGCTTCAAAATACGCGGCTGTTGGCTTCCACGAGACGCTACAGGCAGAGCTAAAGGTGCGAAAGGCCAGAAGAGCTGTTTTGGGAGTTgttaaggttttcaagggtgttttcatgctttttgtgATAGTTTAGTAGGGTTTAgttgaagttattggagttttctgGTGTTTTCATGGcgccagtgatagtttaacaggttcTGGTGGAGGTTATTGAGGTCTTTTAGTGGTTTTTCATTAATCTAATGACAATTTAAGAGGTTCTAGTGGAAATTatagttttcaaggatgtttccaTGAGTCcggtgacagtttaacaagtatcccacaccagcaatagaagaaaacaccggagaaaacctgactaatcatccctgtgacctttgaaaacagtcctgtgATGGAAGAACAACGCGCTTGAGCATACAGACCATAGctatctcttctctttactttgAGATATGGAGACGACAACTAAcataccccccccccctctctctctctctctctctctctctctctctctctctctctctctctctctggtggtggtggcggtggtgcaggCGAACGGCAAGGACGGGGTGAAGACAACCTGCGTGTGTCCAGTGGTTATTTCCACCGGGATGTTCCAGGGCGCTGAGTCAAAGTACGTGGgtgtgttgtggtagtggtagtagtagtagtagtagtagtagtagtagtagtagtagtagtaatagtagttgctgttgttgttattgtagttaatgtagtaaaaaggaggaagaaaaaaattgtaaaggaggaggaggaggaataaaaggaaagtaacatagtaatattaaaattGTAGTcgtagagaagaaggaagaaaataaaaccggaggcggaggaggatcaggaggaaaagaaaaaatagtagttgtagtagtagtagtagtagtatcagaaaaagagaaatagaatgagaaagaagaaaagaaaaaggaagaaaaggaaagtagtagtagtagtagtagcagtagtagtagtagtagtagtagtagtggtagtagtagtagtagtagcaacagcagcatcagcatcagcaattggtgcaacaccctactcgtattcctgaccgtcttggagatacgcccaacattcttgaccttttcctgacctctaatccttctgcttatgctgtcaccctttcttctccgttgggctcctccgatcacaatctcatatctttatcttgtcctatcactccaatccctcctcaggatccccctaagcgaaggtgcctctggcgttttgcctctgctagttggggggacctgaggcggtattttgctgattttccttggaatgactactgcttccgtgtcagagacccgtctttgtgtgctgagcgcataacagaggtgatagtgtctggcatggaggcgtacattcctcactctttttctcgtcctaaaccttctaaaccttggtttaacacagcttgttctcgtgctatacatgatagagaggtggcccacaaaaggtacttaagccttccttcaccagaatctcatgcactttatatttctgcccggaaccatgccaagtctgttctccaactagccaaaaactccttcattaacagaaaatgtcaaaacctttcaagatctaactcccctcgtgatttctggcatctagccaaaaatatctccaataactttgcttcttcttctttccctcctctacttcaaccagatggcaccactgctatcacatctatttctaaagctgaactctttgctcaaacctttgctaaaaactctaccttggatgattctgggcttgttcctccctctcctccaccctctgactacttcatgcctcgtattaaaattcttcgtaatgatgttttccatgccctcgctggcctaaaccctcagaaggcttatggacctgatggggtccctcctattgttctccgaaactgtgcctccgtgcttgcaccttgcctagtcaaactctttcagctctgtctgtcaacatctacctttccttcttgctggaagtttgcctacattcaacctgttcctaaaaagggtgaccgctctaatccctcaaactaccgtcctattgctttaatttcctgcttatctaaagtttttgaatctatcctcaacaggaagattcttaaacatctatcacttcacaaccttctatctgatcgccagtatgggttccgtcaaggacgctctactggtgatcttctggctttccttactgagtcttggtcatcctcttttagagactttggtgaaacttttgctgttgccttggacatatcaaaagcctttgatagagtctggcacaaagctttgatttccaaactaccctcctacggtttctatccttctctctgtaacttcatctcaagtttcctttctgaccgttctattgctgctgtggtagacggtcactgttcttctcctaaatctattaactgtggtgttcctcagggttctgtcctgtcacccactctcttcttattattcattaatgatcttctaaaccaaacttcttgtcctatccactcctatgctgatgataccaccctgcacttttccacgtcttttcatagacgtccaacccttcaggaggtaaacatatcacgcagggaagccacagaacgcctgacttctgatctttctaaaatttctgattggggcagagcaaacttggtattgttcaatgcctcaaaaactcaattcctccatctatcaactcga
The window above is part of the Scylla paramamosain isolate STU-SP2022 chromosome 43, ASM3559412v1, whole genome shotgun sequence genome. Proteins encoded here:
- the LOC135093776 gene encoding estradiol 17-beta-dehydrogenase 11-like, yielding MADFNQVVMVLWWLVLTAYYTLESLVMLLVPKHYRAKDVRGSVALVTGGGSGIGRQICLKLAAKGAVVVTWDVSEAGNEETVRQVQAAGGQCRAYVVDLCDRQTVYAAATRLKQEVGKVDILVNNAGVVTGKNLLHSPDTSIVKTFEVNALSHFWTTKAFLPDMLTRNKGHIVTIASLLGKTPLNGLVDYCSSKYAAVGFDEALRVELKALGKTGIKTTLVCPSLVNTGMFEGVAAEANPLEPAHVAEEVVEAVELGVGLVYLPKMIRLYVILKSVLPEKAFYKLLELRGATRAMDTFVGRRKTR
- the LOC135093669 gene encoding 17-beta-hydroxysteroid dehydrogenase 13-like, translated to MADPQVVMMLVARLLMWMVATVYFFLESLVLCLIPRSYRRKDIKGNVVLVTGGGSGIGRLMCLKLAARGAVVVTWDVSEAGNEETVRQVQAAGGQCHGYVVDLCDRQAVYAAATRLKQEVGHVDILVNNAGVVTGKNIMESPDDSIQRTFDVNAICHFWTTKAFLGHMLAQNKGHIVTIASMAGKMACSGLVDYCASKYAAVGFHETLQAELKANGKDGVKTTCVCPVVISTGMFQGAESKYFPTLVPDFVAGEVVDAILMNTSTLYLPNYMWLMPLQIMMFPQKSMDMLGEILEMKELMKNFVGRRKTE